The Salvia miltiorrhiza cultivar Shanhuang (shh) chromosome 1, IMPLAD_Smil_shh, whole genome shotgun sequence genome has a window encoding:
- the LOC130993031 gene encoding probable protein phosphatase 2C 11, with amino-acid sequence MNTDQDRHQSQRPVPLKDASPSPAAEPPPNSNAPSKNPDAILSGGGTSNLTRDKNGRISYGYSSFKGKRSSMEDYYEIRISEVDGQMVALFGVYDGHGGFRTAEYLKKNLFNNLRSHPDFIKDTKLAIVEAFKQTDTEYLNEEKGQQKDAGSTASTAVLVQDKIFVANVGDSRVVASRAGSAIPLSIDHKPDRTDERERIEKAGGFIVWAGTWRVGGVLAVSRAFGDKLLRPYVVAEPEIQEEQIDGVDFLIIASDGLWNVLSNKDAVNIVQDIADAEAASRKLVEEAYGKGSSDNITCLVVRFEN; translated from the exons ATGAACACTGATCAAGATCGACACCAATCTCAGCGGCCGGTACCGCTCAAGGATGCGTCGCCGTCGCCCGCGGCGGAGCCGCCGCCCAATTCAAATGCTCCGTCTAAAAATCCCGATGCCATCTTGAGCGGTGGTGGAACCAg CAATCTCACTAGAGATAAGAATGGAAGGATAAGTTATGGATATTCCAGTTTCAAGGGTAAACGTTCATCCATGGAGGATTATTACGAGATTCGGATATCAGAAGTGGATGGTCAAATGGTTGCCCTTTTTGGCGTTTATGATG GGCATGGTGGGTTCCGAACTGCAGAGTACCTTAAGAAGAATCTCTTTAATAATCTCAGAAGCCACCCTGATTTTATCAAAGATACAAAGTTAGCTATCG TTGAAGCTTTTAAACAAACTGACACAGAGTACCTCAATGAAGAGAAAGGTCAACAGAAAGATGCAGGTTCGACTGCATCAACTGCTGTCCTTGTGCAGGACAAGATATTTGTTGCAAATGTGGGAGATTCTAGAGTTGTTGCTTCTAGAGCTGGTTCAG CAATTCCATTGTCGATTGACCACAAGCCTGATAGGACTGATGAACGTGAACGGATTGAAAAGGCTGGTGGTTTCATCGTTTGGGCTG GTACATGGAGGGTTGGTGGCGTTCTTGCTGTTTCTCGAGCATTTGGAGATAAACTTCTTAGACCATATGTAGTGGCGGAGCCTGAAATTCAG GAAGAACAAATTGACGGTGTAGATTTTCTTATAATTGCAAGCGACGGCCTATGGAATGTCCTCTCAAATAAG GATGCTGTAAACATCGTGCAAGACATAGCAGATGCTGAAGCAGCATCAAGAAAACTGGTGGAAGAAGCCTACGGCAAGGGGAGTTCCGACAACATCACCTGTTTAGTCGTTCGATTTGAGAACTGA
- the LOC130993200 gene encoding ras-related protein RABC1 — protein sequence MESSSGAAPEFDYLFKLLMIGDSGVGKSSLLLSFTSDAFEELSPTIGVDFKVKHVTLGGKKLKLAIWDTAGQERFRTLTSSYYRGAQGIIMVYDVTRRDTFTNLSDIWAKEIDLYSTNQDCIKMLVGNKVDKESERVVSKKEGIDFAREYGCLFIECSAKTRVNVEQCFEELVLKILDTPSLLAEGSAGNKKNIFKQRPPESSDASSSCC from the exons ATGGAATCATCATCTGGGGCAGCGCCGGAATTCGATTATTTGTTCAAGTTGTTGATGATTGGAGATTCTGGGGTTGGGAAAAGTAGTCTTTTGCTGAGTTTCACATCTGATGCTTTCGAGGAGCTATCTCCCACAATTG GAGTGGATTTTAAGGTAAAACACGTAACACTTGGAGGAAAGAAACTGAAGCTTGCAATCTGGGACACAG CTGGACAGGAAAGATTTCGGACTTTGACTAGTTCCTACTATCGAGGGGCTCAAGGAATCATCATGG TATATGATGTGACACGAAGAGACACCTTTACAAATCTATCTGATATTTGGGCTAAAGAAATCGATCTCTACTCCACAAACCAAGATTGCATCAAGATGCTAGTTGGCAACAAAGTAGATAAG GAGAGCGAAAGGGTTGTCAGTAAAAAAGAAGGAATCGACTTTGCTAGGGAATATGGCTGCCTCTTCATCGAATGTAGTGCCAAAACTCGTGTCAACGTGGAGCAGTGTTTTGAGGAACTTGTCTTGAAG ATCTTGGATACGCCTAGCCTCTTGGCCGAGGGCTCGGCTGGTAATAAAAAGAACATCTTCAAGCAGAGGCCTCCCGAGTCTAGCGATGCATCGAGCAGTTGCTGCTGA
- the LOC130993380 gene encoding uncharacterized protein LOC130993380, producing MPSLQTALPPELANNTIRLYRECLRRAKYIGQKKFNTELLITMVREQFKKNMHETDPDKIQKMKDDAARGLINHMLYESENLSGRKFSKTADQS from the exons ATGCCGTCTCTGCAAACAGCATTGCCTCCTGAGCTCGCCAACAATACCATCAGG CTTTATCGCGAATGCCTAAGGCGAGCTAAATATATTGGGCAAAAG AAATTCAACACTGAACTTCTAATTACTATGGTGAGAGAGCAGTTCAAGAAGAACATGCATGAGACGGATCCAGATAAGATTCAAAAGATGAAGGATGA TGCGGCAAGAGGACTGATCAACCATATGCTATATGAGTCTGAAAACTTGTCCGGGCGAAAATTCAGCAAAACCGCTGATCAAAGCTGA
- the LOC131009799 gene encoding uncharacterized protein LOC131009799, which produces MDMEQEELQFLGLFGIYKETFKLIYKLRKILSQITLALILPLSFIFLAQERISELLFWKIRTNEFRLHSSAPGSPKHDKLSDLVSAEWAEYVLLKLAYFAFVLVFSLLSTSAVVYTVACAYTARDATFTTVMSVVPKVWKRLMITFLCAFFAFFLYNIGFVVTLLVWSATVSDSTVGILIFVVVLILYGVVFVYLTIVWQLASVVSVLEDSRGIEAMMKGKRLMKGKMVVAAAIFLKLNISIFLLNIFFKIFVVYGSFRSVGLARSLGFGVFFLVVLLMTILFGLVVQTVLYLVCKSYHHENIDKSALSDHLEVYLGDYVPLMAKNVQMEDLHGV; this is translated from the coding sequence ATGGATATGGAGCAAGAAGAACTCCAATTCCTAGGCCTATTCGGCATCTACAAAGAAACCTTCAAACTCATCTACAAGCTAAGAAAAATCCTCTCCCAAATAACCCTAGCCCTAATCCTCCCACTTTCCTTCATCTTCCTAGCTCAGGAGAGAATCTCCGAGCTCCTCTTTTGGAAAATCCGGACCAACGAGTTCCGGCTCCACAGCTCCGCGCCGGGGAGCCCTAAGCACGACAAGCTCTCGGACCTCGTGTCGGCCGAATGGGCCGAGTACGTGCTCCTCAAGCTCGCCTATTTCGCATTCGTCCTCGTATTCTCCCTCCTCTCGACCTCCGCGGTGGTCTACACCGTCGCCTGCGCCTACACCGCCCGCGACGCCACCTTCACCACCGTCATGAGCGTCGTCCCTAAGGTTTGGAAGAGGCTCATGATCACCTTCCTCTGCGCCTTCTTCGCATTCTTCCTCTACAACATAGGGTTTGTCGTAACCCTACTGGTGTGGAGCGCCACCGTATCCGATTCCACGGTCGGAATCCTAATTTTCGTGGTGGTCTTGATCTTATACGGTGTCGTTTTCGTGTACTTAACCATTGTTTGGCAGCTGGCCAGCGTGGTTTCGGTTCTAGAAGATTCACGTGGGATCGAGGCGATGATGAAGGGCAAGAGGCTGATGAAGGGGAAgatggtggtggcggcggccaTATTCTTGAAGCTCAACATTTCCATCTTTTTGTTGAACATTTTCTTTAAGATTTTTGTGGTGTACGGGAGCTTTAGATCAGTGGGCCTGGCTCGGAGTTTAGGGTTTGGGgttttttttctggtcgtctTGTTGATGACTATTTTGTTCGGTTTGGTAGTTCAGACAGTTCTATACCTGGTGTGCAAGTCGTACCACCACGAGAACATCGATAAGTCTGCGCTCTCGGACCATCTCGAGGTTTATTTGGGGGATTATGTGCCTTTGATGGCTAAGAATGTGCAGATGGAAGACCTCCATGGtgtttga
- the LOC131009803 gene encoding uncharacterized protein LOC131009803, with amino-acid sequence MRPPKDLSNQDRNKIVQYLLANLKNGKPRYGAMKEAASLFNTSQRTITRLWAAAKKQKENGQEIYLANAKPGAIRKKRIQVDIELIQSLDLQKRSTIRRLAVGINQSKSTVWRWVNKGLIRAHSSAIKPDLTAPNKLLRLRFSLEALEFDHIMSAVKFKTMDNTIHVDEKWFYITKASNRFYLTPGEGDPHRTCKSKAFIKKVMFVCAVCRPVFSDSGECLFDGKIGIFPLIEQLPAKRNSKNRPAGTMETKPIQSVTKEIMKGCYINQLLPAIYQKWPEFGSKLIYIQQDNAKPHILDSDPEFRAAVTAHGFNIRIVQQPPNSPDTNVNDLGWFRAIQSMHVTVVMIL; translated from the exons ATGAGACCACCTAAGGATCTCTCTAACCAAGATCGAAATAAGATTGTGCAATATCTTCTTGCCAACTTGAAGAATGGCAAGCCTCGGTACGGAGCCATGAAGGAGGCGGCATCCCTCTTCAACACATCACAACGTACGATTACTCGTCTTTGGGCGGCTGCAAAAAAACAAAAGGAGAATGGTCAAGAAATTTATCTAGCCAATGCCAAACCAGGTGcaataagaaaaaaaagaatacaagTCGACATAGAGCTCATACAAAGTCTGGACCTACAAAAAAGATCAACCATACGACGACTCGCAGTGGGGATTAATCAAAGCAAATCAACTGTTTGGAGGTGGGTAAACAAAGGGCTGATCAGAGCGCATTCTAGTGCTATTAAGCCCGACTTAACAGCACCAAACAAGTTATTGCGACTACGGTTCTCACTAGAGGCTTTGGAATTTGATCACATTATGTCGGCTGTGAAGTTTAAGACTATGGACAACACCATTCATGTGGATGAGAAGTGGTTTTACATCACAAAGGCATCAAACAGATTTTACCTAACACCGGGAGAGGGAGATCCTCACCGCACGTGCAAGAGTAAGGCTTTCATAAAGAAGGTAATGTTTGTGTGTGCAGTTTGTAGGCCGGTGTTTTCAGATTCTGGTGAGTGCCTATTTGATGGGAAGATTGGAATCTTCCCACTAATAGAACAACTTCCAGCCAAGAGAAACAGCAAGAACAGACCGGCTGGAACTATGGAAACAAAGCCCATACAGTCCGTGACCAAGGAAATCATGAAAGGATGCTACATAAATCAG CTTCTACCAGCAATATATCAAAAGTGGCCTGAATTTGGAAGTAAATTGATCTATATTCAGCAAGATAATGCGAAGCCCCATATACTAGACTCCGACCCTGAATTTAGGGCAGCAGTCACAGCTCATGGTTTCAACATAAGAATAGTTCAACAACCACCGAACAGTCCGGACACAAATGTGAACGACTTGGGATGGTTTAGAGCTATTCAGAGCATGCATGTTACAGTTGTGATGATCTTGTGA
- the LOC130992399 gene encoding scarecrow-like protein 1 produces the protein MSLVGSAALFRSPEPYSLKDDNDSSGLSTSGFYSYSSDSYDPKYFLDSPSSSDVLGHQIQSSSSQHSSGENPFQSSLGFDYASELDSPRNIDYDEDKLNLKLQELEKALLDDNAATMEIDGDFLDSPKESSSSDSNLSSTTSGKEMVISGPLSRKHMLFECAAVVHNGDFKRASSMISVLRQHVSIQGDPSERIAAYMVEALVARIAASGRGLYRALKCKEAPSSDRLSAMQVLFEVCPCFRFGFMAANGAILEAFRDEKRVHIVDFDVNQGSQYYTLLQTLANTSGDRPHVRLTGVDDPESVQRPVGGLKIIGQRLELLAEQLHLSFEFKAVPAETALVSPSVLDCRPGEALVVNFAFQLHHLPDESVSTVNLRDQLLRMIKGLKPKLVTVVEQDMNTNTSPFPQRFAEAYNYYSAVFESLDATLARESQDRMNVEKHCLARDIINVVACEGEERIERYEVAGKWRSRMTMAGFTACGISWNVRSEIEKLIQQYSERYKVKEEKGALHFGWEEKTLIVSSAWR, from the coding sequence ATGTCTTTGGTCGGATCTGCCGCGCTGTTTAGGAGCCCTGAGCCGTATTCGTTGAAAGATGACAACGATAGCTCGGGGCTATCAACATCTGGTTTTTATTCGTACAGCAGTGACAGTTACGATCCAAAGTATTTCCTCGACTCACCATCTAGTTCTGATGTGTTAGGCCACCAGATTCAGTCCTCGTCTTCTCAGCATAGTTCTGGTGAAAATCCATTCCAATCCTCGTTAGGGTTCGATTACGCCTCTGAATTGGATAGTCCCCGTAACATAGACTATGATGAAGATAAGTTGAATTTAAAGCTTCAAGAACTCGAGAAGGCGCTTCTCGATGATAATGCCGCCACCATGGAGATTGATGGCGATTTCCTCGACTCGCCAAAGGAATCTTCATCCTCTGATTCTAATCTCAGCAGCACAACCAGCGGTAAGGAAATGGTGATCTCCGGTCCACTGTCTCGTAAGCATATGCTCTTCGAGTGTGCTGCTGTCGTCCATAACGGAGATTTCAAGCGAGCATCGAGCATGATCAGTGTTCTCAGGCAGCATGTCTCGATCCAGGGAGACCCTTCGGAGCGTATTGCAGCTTACATGGTTGAAGCTCTCGTAGCCCGGATTGCAGCATCGGGGAGAGGTCTCTACCGAGCACTGAAATGCAAAGAGGCCCCCTCGTCCGACCGCCTCTCGGCGATGCAGGTTCTCTTCGAGGTGTGCCCGTGCTTTCGCTTTGGTTTCATGGCAGCAAACGGCGCAATTCTCGAGGCATTTAGAGATGAGAAAAGAGTTCACATTGTGGATTTTGATGTGAACCAAGGCAGTCAGTACTACACTTTGCTGCAAACGCTAGCTAATACTTCCGGCGACCGCCCGCACGTGCGGCTGACAGGAGTCGACGACCCAGAATCGGTCCAACGTCCGGTCGGGGGCCTAAAGATCATAGGGCAGAGGCTGGAGCTACTTGCTGAACAGCTGCACCTCTCCTTCGAGTTCAAAGCTGTCCCAGCCGAAACCGCTCTAGTCTCACCGTCTGTGCTCGACTGCCGGCCCGGGGAGGCGCTCGTCGTGAACTTCGCCTTCCAGCTCCACCACCTACCCGACGAGAGTGTGTCGACCGTGAACCTCCGCGACCAGCTCCTCCGGATGATCAAGGGCTTGAAACCAAAACTCGTGACCGTTGTCGAGCAGGACATGAACACGAACACCTCCCCTTTCCCGCAGAGGTTCGCAGAAGCTTACAACTACTACTCCGCTGTGTTCGAATCCCTCGATGCGACCCTGGCTAGGGAGAGCCAGGACCGGATGAACGTCGAGAAGCACTGCCTCGCCCGCGACATCATCAACGTCGTGGCATGCGAGGGGGAGGAGAGGATCGAGCGGTACGAGGTGGCTGGGAAATGGAGGTCAAGGATGACCATGGCTGGGTTCACCGCGTGCGGCATCAGCTGGAACGTTCGGAGCGAGATCGAGAAGCTCATACAGCAGTACTCGGAGAGGTACAAGGTGAAAGAGGAGAAAGGGGCTCTGCATTTTGGATGGGAGGAGAAGACATTGATAGTCAGCTCAGCTTGGCGATAG